The region actaccaatGCTGCTACAGTACTACAAAACTGTGTATTATGGTAATTTCTAAAAGTTATTGACGGAAGAATTCGGGTGCACGTTGCCATGTACATGGTGTCCAGAAAAGGGCAGCACTTCTACTGAAGGTGTCTATTCTGGGGCAGCtcgctcacctttggtccccgctgggcactcagctctcacctggtACTCCGTGTAATTTGCATGCAACGGTGTCCACACTCCGGCAAACCACTTTGACAgtcaggctaaaccaggtgagggtagctggcaggCCTCATACATTGGTGAAATAGGGTCATGCCTGTCCTAGCAAGTGAAATCATCTCTGGTGAACTAGATAGATGAAATCAAGAATGAGATCCAGTGGCCAAGAAGGTGGTTTTGCAATGGTTCATGGAGAGTGAGGGGCATGACAAGGTACAACGAAGTCATGGTCATTGTTTgcgaccaaggaagaccccagtttgtgataaCTACTCATAAcactggacccggacttctgAGATCCAGCAAGTGGAACTGTCCCAGTTCAAAGGCTTTTCTTCTTTAAAAattctcccacacaggtttcactGTCATCCTCAGATACGATGTACAACCCACATGCCACCGTGCTCTTTTGTTTGACCTGTAAATGAATGGAATTAGCACAGATAATGGACTTACCCCCTTTCAAcatttgcatcctccaaatcttcattttcattgtaatattcaaaatgattgttgataccttcaaattcttcatagttcctaactcgatgaagtagtaaaatcatttcatCTTCACTCCCGGTTGTTTCCGGCATCTCCAAGCCTAATTGCTTGAAACTACAGTGAGCAAAATAATTCTAAATTTTCTCACTACTTATTTCTTGCCagttatcagtgacaaaaaatacTGCTCTTTTAACACAAACACATGGAAATTATGCTATTTACCTCTCTTCATTCTGAGTACAACGTAGTGTCTAAAGGCCACACAAGTTTATGtaacccaaataaacaaagggaattctggctattttcttgattagattttgttCCTTAAGTATTGTCTGAAATAAGCAAGTGCCTTGATTAACCGACGGACAAATTAATCAGATTCCGCTGTCTTTCAATAGATGCTGTTATTACATGGTCTTGTATTTGGAACTCCCAGTGAGCCTGCACCATTTTTTCCGGTCATCAATTCAACTGTGCTCTGAATATTCCGATTTTGTTTAAAGAGTTGAAAAGGTGCTTTTCCTTTCCCATTACCTTTCGCTCAGAAAGTTACATTAAAGTGGAGTGACTTTGGGGGTCAAGCGTAAATACAGTAATCGTCTCCTAAGTAATTTTCTCTAAAATCCATTATGCTAAATCACTATTTGTTCTATATTTTAATTCAGAATATCTTAAACAGGGTTATTTGGTTTGAAAATATTGCTGTAGGATATTCAATATTTACTTGATCATAAACAAACTGAAATGATACATGCAAGAGAACTCTGAAGTATTTCCCAATCATGAGAACAGCATTTTTCTCTTCCACAGTCCTTTGCTAGGTTTGATTATGAAATACTTTGTGATATGGAGAAATTATCACTATTTCTAAAACACAGGATGCGGTTGCTGCCATAAGCTGGTGTGAAAAGATGGACTGTAATGACCTGCTGAAGAAAACCTCTGTGTTCTTGGTAATTTTGTTGCTGCACAGCTATTACTGAAGTAATTCAACAATGGTTTTTAGTTCTTAAGCTGAGAGCAATAACCTCTTCTGCTTCTCTGCCTCCTAACAAAAATGTCCTGTTTTAATGTAACGCAATATCTGAAGACAGAAATGTACTCTTTCAGCAACACCACACAAGGTGAATTTATGAAGACATTCCAGTACCTGTTGCACATCCCTACTTTCACCCTGGGACTGATCATCAATTCAGTGGCACTCTGGATACTCTGCTTCAGGTTGAAGAATTGGACGGAGAATGTGATTTACATGACAAACCTGATATTTTCTGATATCCTGTTGCTTTTCTCTCTGCCTTTCAAAATGCACGCCTACCAGGCGGGAGAAGACTGGCATCTCGGTGCACGCTTCTGTCAGTTTGTGCAGTCCCTCTACTTTGTCAACACCTACGGGACCATCCTGTTAATCATGCTGATATCTCTGGATCGTTACATTGCTATCAAGCACCCCTTTCTGGCCAGAACCCTCAGATCTCCAAAGAAAGCAACaattgcctgcactgttctgtggcTCTGTGTCTGGTCTGCAAGTATTCCAAATTACTTGCAAGAAGAAAATGGTGAACACTGCTTTAAAGATTTTGCTAAGTTTTGGTGCCCTGGCAGAATTCCTCTGAGTATGATCGCAGTGTTTTTAGTTGCTGCATCTGTTGTGATTTTCTGCAGTGCTCAAATTATAAGAATACTGCAAAGAGTAGATGAAGACAGGGATGACATTGACACCAAGATATCAAGGAAAATAATCTCTTCCAATCTGGTCACCTTCCTTCTCTGCTTTACTCCGTATCATCTAGCCCTTTTCCTGTACTTTTTGGTAAGAAATTCTTACATAGAAGAACGTTACCTGATATCCCTGCGGGTGTTACTCCAGATCTGTCAGTGCTTTGCCACAACAAACTGTTGTCTGGATGCAATGTATTACCATTTGATCATTAAGAAGTTCTGGAAATCAAAAAATGAACAGCTAAAAAGAAATGTTTTGCTGTCAATTGTGGTTAGCTTTAAGAATTCAATTTGTCTTTAACTCAGTTATTTAAAAACTTGTTGATTACCTGCTTGCATTAGTAGTCTGAAGGAAAATATGTGATAAAAGCTACTTAATTTCTTCAATGCTATTATGAAATATACTCTGTCGTACATGTCCTGATGACACCATGTCAGTAAGATGGTGtgcaaatggggagaaaattggaTAATGATATTAGTGAGATCGAAATGCAgtttctcatttttatttctaCCTAATGTATATAAACTGGAGGAGTGGCCGATTCATTTATGGCATTAGTGGAAATAATTAGATATGTATGTTTAAGCTGTCTGTTTATCTGAATAATTCATTTTCACAATTaccttaaaatatatatatatattgttgtGTTTCGTCTTGTAAAGGAAAGTTATGCTGATTGTTAAGTGTAGGCATTCATTACCAATCAACTAAAGAAGTTTAAGAATGCTCCTGGAAtatttaatagatagatagatagatagatagatactttattcatccccatggggaaattcaacattttttccaatgtcccatacacttgttgtagcaaaaactcattacatacaatacttaactcagtaataatatgatatgcatctaaatcactaactcaaaaagcattaataatagctttaaaaaaaagcctaatggcattggggagtattgacctcttcatcctgtctgaggagcattgcatcgacagtaacctgtcgctgaaactgcttctctgtctctggatggtgctatgtagaggatgttcagggttttccataattgaccgtagcctactcagcgcccttcgctgaGTATAAACCCCCGAAGTGGTTAGCACATAAACAATTCATTGGCTTAAAATTTGCTATATTGAAATAAATTGAGAATATTGAAGATTTTCAACTTTTAAAGAATAGGAAATCAAAATGACACAATTTATTTCAAAGAAAACCTTTAGCCTGAAATTACAGGGATGGTGGGGATTTACCTGGCATCTGGAGAGGCCTGTCAATAAGTCCCCTTATTCTGTATAaattatgattttttaaaatttgttcctGTGTTAGGTGAATATAATCAATTAGGTGCTAATTAAATGGAGCACATGATAAAACATGCCGGATTATACATTTGCCTAACAAATATACTTAACTGCAAGAAATTCAAGCAACTCAAAGATTCACTATGTAGTTTCAAACAGTTCCATTAACTTTTGTTTCATAACTCTTTCAGTTACACAACTCTTTGATTTACTTTCACAACTTGCAAAACCTAGAGCTAAAGGATGGGTCACAAGAATATCTACTTTTCTCTGTGTCGTGTCTGAACAATAAATATAATGGGGAACAGAAATGAAGTAATGAGGAGCAAGAAAGGTAGTGAGAAACATACAAATAATTTTGTTTGCTTATTGATAGAAAATTATTCTAATTCCCTTTCACAACTACCTTCATAATTTTGGATTAATTCAGATCTTGTTTAAAGTTATTGCCTAAGGCCCCTACCCTCTATGAAGGTTTTGTCACATTGTGGATGGATCTCTCATGCAATTTCTACAACATATATTTAGCAatgcagtgtggagtaggccctagCAGCCCCATATCCCCAGATAACCCTAACAtttacagtttacaatgaccaattaaccatctttggactgtaggaagaaaccagaggacctggagaaaacccagatATTCCACAGGgtgccggggggtgggggggggggggtgcatacaGAGTctcggcaccagaattgaactctgaatttcgGAACATCCAGAGGTGTAATAGCTGCCGAGGTGCTGGTGTTTCTTGGTGTGTAAGGAAGTAGATGATTAATCAGAAGGGTAGAGGTTCTTCTTCTATGACTTCCATTCTTAACTGAACAATCCCGAAAAGGTGATTGGTAACCTTAGATGTAGAATAGGAGTCATGTAGCTCAAAGTGAATGTTAATTATAGACACGGAAAATATAAACTAGCATTAATTGTATAAGCGTGTTGAGAATTATGACAGCATCCTACCCcattgtaccaagatacagtgaaaacctcTTATTTTATCCAGATATATTACCACTAGATCACTCTGCACACTACCCTTCCCTTGCATTTTAAATCACTTTGCTGCCATCAGTATTGTCTTTGACCATTTGTCTACACAAACGTCTCTGTTTATGGAACACACATTAGAAGCATCCTATCTGGGTGCATCACAGGTTTGTATGGTGAttgctctgcccaagactgcaagaGATGGCAGAAAGCTGTGGTCACAGCTGAGTACATTGTACAAACCAACCTCCCTCCATTGATTCTGTCCACACTTCCTGCTGCCTAGAAAAGCAGCCAACATTATCAAGGACACCTCTAACCAGTCATTATCTTTTATTCCCTCCCCTGTCTGGCaggagatagacaatagacaacaggtgcagaagtagaccattcagccctttgagcctgcactgccattctgagatcatggctgatcatctactatcaatacctggttcctgccttgtccccatatcccttgattcccctatccataagatacctatctagctccttcttgaaagcatccagagaattggcctccactgccttccgaggcagtgcattccagacccccacaactctctgggagaagaagtttttccttaactccgtcctaaatgacctaccccttattctcaaaccatgccctccggtactggactctcccagcatctggaacatatttcctgcctcta is a window of Hemitrygon akajei chromosome 3, sHemAka1.3, whole genome shotgun sequence DNA encoding:
- the LOC140725438 gene encoding G-protein coupled receptor 55-like; this encodes MSCFNVTQYLKTEMYSFSNTTQGEFMKTFQYLLHIPTFTLGLIINSVALWILCFRLKNWTENVIYMTNLIFSDILLLFSLPFKMHAYQAGEDWHLGARFCQFVQSLYFVNTYGTILLIMLISLDRYIAIKHPFLARTLRSPKKATIACTVLWLCVWSASIPNYLQEENGEHCFKDFAKFWCPGRIPLSMIAVFLVAASVVIFCSAQIIRILQRVDEDRDDIDTKISRKIISSNLVTFLLCFTPYHLALFLYFLVRNSYIEERYLISLRVLLQICQCFATTNCCLDAMYYHLIIKKFWKSKNEQLKRNVLLSIVVSFKNSICL